From Arcobacter arenosus, one genomic window encodes:
- the gltB gene encoding glutamate synthase large subunit, which produces MGCNLDLLTSSKDNCGFGLVADLKNRPSHENLEDAITSLERMMHRGAVAADGKTGDGSGLLLSMPNKFMRKIANENGVDLPEKYAVAMIFAKDLEDIDTFNDYCEENDLKVLFTRKVPVDTDALGQQALESLPHIVQVFVSANALMSSKRFEAMLYLTRKECEHKLIDKKDFYIPTFSSKVIAYKGLIMPTHIKHFYIDLRDEDFQISFALFHQRFSTNTLPQWRLAQPFRAIAHNGEINSVEGNRVNVQIKSEQIESEVFTSEEIDRLLPILQPSGSDSASLDNMFEFLLANGFDFFKAARSLIPAPWQNAPHMDSDLRAFYEYTSTAMEAWDGPAAVSLTDGRHIGCLIDRNGLRPAKYVITKNHKIYITSEYGTVTIDEDNISERGRLQSGEMIGLDLKHGKVLKQDDINDYLKSSQNYGKWLNHDMEYLQEYIDESFLDTSAYRFDDVEKRQKYFNITYEVIDQIIEPMAKDGKEPVGSMGDDTPLACFSNVNRNFTDFFRQKFAQVTNPPIDPYREKIVMSLETGFGHIHNILDEKPEYAKRLKVASPILMKEKFDVLRSFGEPTSPRYDEYYKNRIFSTAFKKDLKKSLEKLASYVVKAVKEDNVSVVILDDKDVSENSKLIPMAMAVGYINETLIKEKIRHNVSIVAQTGEVYDPHMAAVLIGYGATAICPYMMYTSTVALYERKEISKYEMQRLLKNTQKAMNAGLLKIMSKMGISTIASYRNSRLFDIIGLSDEIVNDCFAGSHSDLAGLTYEDIEARIEKQHFNAYFDDKHMFPLDLGGFYKYTNGGEYHDYGPATTNAMHNKKAANKEDISDFDTLRDLVANRDKKFIRDFFEFNSDREAIDVSEVESIEDIFKRFATAAMSCGSISPEAHEAMAMAMNTIGGMSNSGEGGEDPARFGTLKNSKIKQVASGRFGVTPGYLRSAEEIQIKVAQGAKPGEGGQLPGHKVTALIASLRHTVEGVTLISPPPHHDIYSIEDLAQLIFDLKQINPEAKITVKLVSTIGVGTIAAGVAKAYADRIVISGADGGTGAAPLTSIKHTGNPWEMGLSEAHNALKANHLREFVHVQTDGGLKTGLDVVKAAMLGAESYAFGTAALTLLGCKILRICHTNKCSVGVATQDEDLREHFAGTVERLISYFNFIAQDVRNILASLGYKTIEEIVGRSDLLKVIDDKFAQKFDFQNVLRRIDGIDTCQKPTNKPFDSNDFEKELLKKVHRTIENPKTPIKVKETISNLNRSFGTLISGEIAKYYGDAGLPDGSINIFLKGIAGQSFGALLSKGMNLYLDGAANDYVGKGMNGGKIIINTPHQGPEFAGAGNTCLYGATGGKLFVRAAVGERFGVRNSGCTAVVEGTGDNACEYMTGGIVVILGNTGINFGAGMTGGLSFVYDPEKHFVDKMNQELIEAVRIDTDDTERERLYLKRLLMEYLNETESTLAESILENFRAEIRDFWMVKPKNMTVLPLNPEEGD; this is translated from the coding sequence ATGGGATGTAATTTAGATTTACTTACTTCTTCTAAAGACAACTGTGGTTTTGGTCTAGTTGCTGATTTGAAAAACAGACCAAGTCATGAAAATTTAGAGGATGCTATCACATCGCTTGAGCGAATGATGCACAGAGGTGCAGTGGCAGCAGATGGAAAAACTGGAGATGGTTCAGGGCTTCTACTTTCAATGCCAAATAAATTTATGAGAAAAATAGCTAATGAAAATGGTGTTGATTTACCAGAAAAATACGCAGTAGCTATGATTTTTGCAAAAGATTTAGAAGATATTGATACTTTTAATGATTATTGTGAAGAAAACGATTTAAAAGTATTATTTACTAGAAAAGTGCCAGTTGATACTGATGCATTAGGGCAACAAGCACTTGAAAGTTTACCACATATTGTTCAAGTATTTGTAAGTGCGAACGCTTTAATGTCTTCTAAAAGATTTGAAGCTATGTTATATCTTACAAGAAAAGAGTGCGAACACAAATTAATAGACAAGAAAGATTTTTATATTCCTACGTTTTCGTCAAAAGTGATTGCATATAAAGGGCTTATTATGCCTACGCATATTAAGCATTTCTATATTGATTTAAGAGATGAAGATTTCCAAATCTCTTTTGCACTATTTCACCAAAGATTTTCAACAAATACTTTACCTCAATGGAGATTGGCTCAACCATTTAGAGCAATTGCCCATAATGGTGAAATTAACTCAGTTGAAGGTAATAGGGTAAATGTTCAAATAAAATCTGAACAAATTGAATCTGAAGTTTTTACTTCTGAAGAGATTGATAGATTATTACCAATTTTACAACCAAGTGGTTCAGACTCTGCATCACTAGATAATATGTTTGAATTTTTATTAGCAAATGGATTTGACTTTTTCAAAGCTGCAAGAAGCTTAATTCCTGCACCATGGCAAAATGCGCCACATATGGATTCAGATTTAAGAGCATTTTACGAGTATACATCAACAGCGATGGAAGCATGGGATGGACCTGCTGCTGTTTCATTAACAGATGGAAGACATATTGGATGTTTGATTGATAGAAATGGTTTAAGACCAGCAAAATATGTAATTACAAAAAATCATAAAATATATATCACTTCTGAATATGGTACTGTAACAATAGATGAAGACAATATTAGTGAAAGAGGAAGATTACAATCAGGAGAGATGATCGGTCTTGATTTAAAACATGGGAAAGTTTTAAAGCAAGATGATATTAACGACTATTTAAAATCTTCTCAAAACTATGGTAAATGGTTAAACCATGATATGGAATATTTACAAGAGTATATTGATGAATCATTTTTAGATACAAGTGCATATAGATTTGATGATGTTGAAAAGAGACAAAAATATTTTAATATTACATATGAAGTAATTGACCAAATCATTGAGCCAATGGCAAAAGATGGGAAAGAACCAGTTGGGTCTATGGGTGATGATACTCCATTAGCATGTTTTTCTAATGTAAATAGAAACTTTACAGACTTTTTTAGACAAAAGTTTGCACAAGTAACGAATCCTCCAATTGACCCATATAGAGAAAAGATTGTAATGTCTTTAGAAACAGGTTTTGGTCATATACATAATATTTTAGATGAAAAACCAGAATATGCAAAAAGATTAAAAGTTGCAAGTCCAATTTTAATGAAAGAAAAATTTGATGTTTTAAGATCATTTGGTGAGCCTACATCTCCAAGATATGATGAATACTACAAAAACAGAATTTTTAGTACAGCATTTAAAAAAGATTTAAAAAAATCATTAGAAAAATTAGCTTCTTATGTTGTAAAAGCAGTTAAAGAGGATAATGTTTCAGTTGTAATTTTAGATGATAAAGATGTAAGTGAAAATAGTAAACTTATCCCAATGGCTATGGCTGTAGGATATATTAATGAAACATTAATTAAAGAAAAAATCAGACACAACGTATCAATTGTAGCTCAAACAGGTGAAGTTTATGACCCACATATGGCTGCAGTTTTAATAGGATATGGTGCTACAGCTATTTGTCCTTATATGATGTATACATCAACAGTTGCTTTATATGAAAGAAAAGAGATTTCTAAATATGAGATGCAAAGACTTCTAAAAAATACTCAAAAAGCTATGAATGCAGGACTACTTAAAATTATGTCTAAAATGGGTATTTCTACGATTGCATCATACAGAAACTCAAGATTATTTGATATTATTGGTTTAAGTGATGAGATTGTAAATGATTGTTTTGCAGGTTCACATTCAGATTTAGCTGGATTAACATATGAAGATATTGAAGCTAGAATTGAAAAACAACATTTTAATGCTTATTTTGATGATAAACATATGTTCCCATTAGATTTAGGTGGTTTCTATAAGTATACAAATGGTGGTGAATACCACGATTATGGACCAGCAACAACTAATGCGATGCATAATAAAAAAGCAGCAAATAAAGAAGATATTTCTGATTTTGATACATTAAGAGACCTTGTTGCAAACAGAGATAAAAAATTTATTAGAGATTTCTTTGAATTTAATTCAGATAGAGAAGCTATTGATGTATCTGAAGTTGAATCAATAGAAGATATCTTCAAAAGATTTGCAACAGCAGCTATGTCATGTGGTTCAATTTCTCCTGAAGCTCATGAAGCTATGGCAATGGCTATGAATACAATTGGTGGTATGAGTAACTCTGGTGAGGGTGGTGAAGACCCAGCTAGATTTGGAACATTAAAAAATTCTAAAATTAAACAAGTTGCTTCTGGTAGATTTGGTGTAACTCCAGGATATTTAAGAAGTGCAGAAGAGATTCAAATTAAAGTTGCACAAGGTGCTAAACCAGGTGAGGGTGGTCAATTACCAGGTCACAAAGTTACAGCACTAATTGCAAGCTTAAGACATACTGTTGAAGGTGTTACACTTATTTCACCTCCACCACACCATGATATCTATTCTATTGAAGATTTAGCTCAATTAATTTTTGACTTAAAACAAATTAATCCTGAAGCTAAAATTACTGTAAAACTTGTATCAACTATTGGTGTTGGAACAATTGCAGCAGGTGTTGCAAAAGCATATGCTGATAGAATTGTAATTTCAGGTGCTGATGGTGGTACTGGAGCTGCTCCTTTAACATCTATCAAACACACTGGTAATCCATGGGAAATGGGACTTTCTGAAGCACACAATGCTTTAAAAGCTAATCACTTAAGAGAGTTCGTTCATGTTCAAACAGATGGTGGTTTAAAAACTGGTCTTGATGTTGTAAAAGCAGCTATGCTTGGAGCTGAATCTTATGCATTTGGTACTGCTGCATTAACACTACTTGGATGTAAGATTTTAAGAATTTGTCATACAAATAAATGTTCTGTTGGGGTTGCTACTCAAGATGAAGATTTAAGAGAACACTTTGCTGGAACAGTTGAAAGATTAATCTCTTACTTTAACTTTATTGCCCAAGATGTTAGAAATATTCTGGCTTCTTTAGGATACAAAACAATTGAAGAGATTGTTGGTAGAAGTGATTTATTAAAAGTAATTGATGATAAATTTGCACAAAAATTTGATTTCCAAAATGTTCTTAGAAGAATTGATGGAATTGATACTTGTCAAAAACCAACTAATAAACCATTTGATTCTAATGACTTTGAAAAAGAGTTATTGAAAAAAGTTCATAGAACTATTGAAAACCCAAAAACTCCAATAAAAGTTAAAGAGACTATCTCTAACTTAAATAGATCATTTGGTACATTAATTTCTGGTGAAATTGCAAAATACTATGGAGATGCTGGATTACCTGATGGTTCTATCAATATCTTCTTAAAAGGTATTGCGGGGCAATCTTTTGGGGCATTATTATCAAAAGGGATGAATTTATACCTTGATGGTGCAGCAAATGACTATGTTGGTAAAGGTATGAATGGTGGTAAAATCATTATCAATACTCCTCACCAAGGTCCTGAATTTGCTGGAGCTGGTAATACTTGTTTATATGGTGCTACTGGTGGTAAACTATTTGTAAGAGCTGCTGTTGGTGAGAGATTTGGAGTTAGAAACTCTGGATGTACTGCAGTAGTTGAAGGTACTGGAGATAACGCTTGTGAATATATGACAGGTGGTATTGTAGTTATTCTTGGTAATACAGGTATTAACTTTGGTGCAGGTATGACTGGTGGTTTATCATTTGTTTATGACCCTGAAAAACACTTTGTTGATAAAATGAACCAAGAGTTAATTGAAGCAGTTAGAATCGATACAGATGATACTGAAAGAGAAAGACTTTATTTAAAAAGATTATTGATGGAATATTTAAATGAAACTGAGTCTACTTTAGCAGAATCAATTTTAGAAAACTTTAGAGCAGAAATTAGAGATTTCTGGATGGTTAAACCAAAAAATATGACGGTGTTACCTCTAAATCCAGAGGAAGGAGACTAG
- a CDS encoding glutamate synthase subunit beta, whose translation MLNFTKFERINPEKRDVLQRLKDYNEVYQVFEKHRAREQADRCMQCGDPYCHTGCPLSNFIPAWLKQTSEKNMELAFALSNETSPFPEILGRICPQDSLCEGACSLNTGHGAVSIGAVETHLNERAFEHGMKPRFTDKKLGFKVAVIGSGPSGISAATFLLRRGFDVEMFEREDRAGGLLMYGIPGFKLDKTTVDRRINWLLEAGMKLHLNCEIGKDKEVSELEKEFDAIYLGIGAKAGRFARIDGEDASNVHLAMDFLTGIQKRNLNNKVGEGFIDVKDKNVVVIGGGDTAMDCVRSSVREGAASVKCLYRRDEANMPGSKKEVVNAKEEGVEFVFNVSPNKIIKDGDKAVSIELLQTGLSEPDESGRQRVEIIEGSEYTEDVDVIIFALGFSPEAPAFLKELNVELNSWGGVVTKDYQTSNKKVYAGGDCQRGAHLAVTAALDGREAAKKIVETLS comes from the coding sequence ATGTTAAATTTTACTAAATTTGAAAGAATCAATCCAGAAAAAAGAGATGTTTTACAAAGATTAAAAGATTATAATGAAGTATATCAAGTATTTGAAAAACACAGAGCTAGAGAGCAAGCTGATAGATGTATGCAATGTGGTGACCCATATTGTCATACAGGTTGTCCATTAAGCAATTTTATTCCTGCATGGTTAAAGCAAACTTCTGAAAAAAATATGGAATTAGCATTTGCTTTATCAAATGAAACTTCTCCTTTCCCTGAAATCTTAGGAAGAATTTGTCCTCAAGATTCATTATGTGAGGGTGCATGTTCATTAAATACAGGACATGGAGCTGTATCAATTGGTGCAGTTGAAACTCATTTAAATGAAAGAGCATTTGAACATGGTATGAAACCTAGATTTACTGATAAAAAATTAGGTTTTAAAGTAGCAGTTATTGGTTCTGGACCTTCTGGAATTTCTGCAGCAACTTTCCTTCTTAGACGAGGATTTGATGTTGAGATGTTTGAAAGAGAAGATAGAGCTGGTGGACTTTTAATGTATGGAATCCCTGGTTTTAAACTTGATAAAACTACAGTTGATAGAAGAATTAATTGGTTACTTGAAGCTGGAATGAAATTACATTTAAATTGTGAAATAGGAAAAGATAAAGAGGTTTCTGAACTTGAAAAAGAGTTTGATGCTATTTATCTTGGAATTGGAGCAAAAGCAGGTAGATTTGCTAGAATAGATGGTGAAGATGCATCAAATGTTCATTTAGCAATGGACTTTTTAACTGGTATTCAAAAAAGAAATCTTAACAACAAAGTTGGTGAAGGTTTTATTGATGTTAAAGATAAAAACGTAGTTGTAATTGGTGGTGGAGATACTGCAATGGACTGTGTTAGATCATCAGTTAGAGAAGGTGCGGCAAGTGTTAAATGTCTTTATAGAAGAGATGAAGCTAATATGCCAGGGAGCAAAAAAGAGGTTGTTAATGCTAAAGAAGAGGGTGTTGAATTTGTATTTAATGTAAGCCCTAATAAAATCATCAAAGATGGTGATAAAGCAGTTTCAATTGAATTATTACAAACAGGACTTTCAGAACCAGATGAATCTGGAAGACAAAGAGTTGAAATAATTGAAGGTAGTGAATATACTGAAGATGTAGATGTAATCATATTTGCATTAGGTTTCTCTCCTGAAGCTCCTGCATTCTTAAAAGAGTTAAATGTAGAATTAAACTCTTGGGGAGGAGTTGTAACAAAAGATTATCAAACTTCAAATAAAAAAGTTTATGCAGGTGGAGATTGTCAAAGAGGTGCTCACCTTGCAGTTACTGCTGCGTTAGATGGTAGAGAAGCTGCTAAAAAAATAGTTGAAACACTATCTTAG
- a CDS encoding TRAP transporter small permease: MGIIFKVISKIIGFINQTIAAVGISAGVAIAFTNVVARYAFDASLVWATELTIFCFLWSVFFAAAYCFKKDAHIAITIVLDAVPSRVAKIMLLISHLVTFIFLCAVSYYGYEYLLLVIDLEEMSIDLGIPMWIPYLVIPIAFAFAAYRVGERIHVILSTSHDKILKESEAEHVLAEMGIGAHRNKDNENVQELNKMVKEVEKKTGGLL; encoded by the coding sequence ATGGGGATTATTTTTAAAGTAATTAGTAAAATAATTGGGTTTATTAACCAAACAATTGCAGCAGTTGGTATTAGTGCTGGTGTTGCAATTGCGTTTACAAATGTTGTAGCAAGATATGCATTTGATGCATCTCTAGTTTGGGCTACTGAGTTGACAATTTTTTGTTTCTTGTGGAGTGTATTTTTTGCAGCAGCATATTGTTTCAAAAAAGATGCACACATTGCAATTACAATTGTTTTAGATGCGGTTCCAAGTAGAGTTGCAAAAATCATGTTATTAATTTCACACTTAGTAACATTTATTTTCTTATGTGCAGTTTCATACTATGGTTATGAGTATTTATTGTTAGTTATTGATTTAGAAGAGATGTCAATTGACTTAGGTATACCAATGTGGATTCCATATTTAGTTATTCCTATTGCATTTGCCTTTGCTGCTTATAGAGTTGGGGAGAGAATTCATGTAATTTTATCAACTTCTCATGATAAAATCTTAAAAGAGAGTGAAGCAGAACATGTTTTAGCTGAGATGGGTATTGGTGCACACAGAAATAAAGACAATGAAAATGTACAAGAATTAAATAAAATGGTTAAAGAAGTAGAAAAGAAAACAGGAGGATTACTATGA
- a CDS encoding TRAP transporter large permease, whose product MSVAVLFGIFFSLAVLGTPIAICLGAATFATLMLFTPISPIEISAMIFEKVEHYSLMAIPMFIFAGNLLSKGSAAQRIIEFAKSCVGHLPGGLPISAIFASIIFAAVSGSSPATVVAIGSIMFGAIMQAGYPKRYAVGTIATAGSLGILIPPSIVLIVYGVTAEVSIGKLFMAGVIPGLMLGVMMMVVTYIGAKKLGFERTEPQPLKVRLSKMKDASWGLMTIVIVIGGIYGGIFTPTEAAAVACVWAFIVSVFIYKDIQISKIYITALESAKTTAMIMFIIANAMLFAHFLTIENIPQHITEALVEANVNKYMFLLMVNLLLILAGSFMEPSAIIMIMVPLLLPVAVALGIDPIHFGILITVNMELGMVSPPVGLNLFVTSGLTGMSIKDVIVAAWPWTLTILVGLILITYIPEISLFLPNLMFG is encoded by the coding sequence ATGAGTGTAGCTGTATTATTTGGGATATTTTTCTCATTAGCTGTATTAGGAACTCCTATTGCTATATGTTTAGGTGCTGCAACATTTGCAACACTTATGTTATTTACGCCTATTTCTCCTATTGAAATCTCTGCAATGATATTTGAAAAAGTTGAGCATTACTCACTTATGGCAATCCCAATGTTTATCTTTGCTGGTAACCTTTTATCAAAAGGATCTGCTGCTCAAAGAATTATTGAATTTGCAAAATCTTGTGTAGGACACTTACCTGGTGGTCTTCCAATCTCTGCTATTTTTGCATCTATTATTTTTGCAGCAGTTTCTGGTTCATCTCCTGCAACAGTTGTTGCTATTGGTTCAATTATGTTTGGAGCAATTATGCAAGCTGGTTACCCAAAAAGATATGCAGTTGGAACAATTGCTACTGCTGGTTCTTTAGGTATTTTAATTCCACCATCAATTGTACTTATTGTTTATGGTGTAACTGCAGAAGTTTCAATTGGTAAACTATTTATGGCTGGTGTAATCCCTGGACTTATGCTAGGTGTTATGATGATGGTTGTAACTTATATTGGTGCAAAAAAATTAGGTTTTGAGAGAACTGAACCACAACCACTAAAAGTTAGACTTTCAAAAATGAAAGATGCTTCTTGGGGGCTAATGACAATTGTAATTGTTATTGGTGGTATTTATGGTGGTATTTTTACACCAACTGAAGCTGCAGCTGTTGCTTGTGTATGGGCATTTATTGTATCTGTATTTATTTATAAAGATATTCAAATTTCTAAAATTTATATTACAGCTTTAGAATCAGCTAAAACAACTGCAATGATTATGTTTATTATTGCAAATGCAATGTTATTTGCTCACTTCTTAACAATTGAGAATATTCCTCAACACATTACAGAAGCATTAGTTGAAGCAAATGTAAATAAATATATGTTCTTATTAATGGTTAACTTACTTCTAATTTTAGCTGGTTCATTTATGGAGCCATCAGCTATTATTATGATTATGGTACCTTTATTACTACCTGTTGCAGTTGCACTTGGAATTGACCCAATTCACTTTGGTATCTTAATTACAGTGAATATGGAACTTGGAATGGTGTCCCCACCTGTTGGTCTGAATCTATTTGTAACATCAGGACTTACTGGTATGAGTATAAAAGATGTAATTGTAGCGGCATGGCCTTGGACATTAACAATCTTAGTAGGACTTATACTAATTACGTATATTCCGGAGATATCACTATTCTTACCAAATTTAATGTTTGGATAA
- a CDS encoding YfhL family 4Fe-4S dicluster ferredoxin produces MSLIITDECIACDACREECPNYAIEEGDPIYIIDPDRCTECVGHFEEPACVEVCPVDCIIVDPDNQETMEELQFKYEQLQEEEA; encoded by the coding sequence ATGTCTTTAATAATTACTGATGAATGTATTGCATGCGATGCATGTAGGGAAGAGTGTCCTAACTATGCAATTGAAGAGGGTGATCCTATTTATATAATTGATCCTGATAGATGTACAGAATGTGTTGGTCATTTTGAAGAGCCAGCTTGTGTTGAAGTATGTCCAGTTGATTGTATTATAGTTGATCCAGACAACCAAGAAACAATGGAAGAGTTACAATTTAAATACGAGCAATTACAAGAAGAAGAAGCTTAA
- a CDS encoding TRAP transporter substrate-binding protein, producing the protein MKKFMIGAVAAAVVATSGLAAEYTLKFSHVVSANTPKGKAADFFEKRLEELSGGKIDVQVYPSSQLYNDNAVVKALRLNSVQMAAPSFSKFGKIVPNLALFDLPFLFKDIDHLHRVQDGPVGEKLKDMVTAKGIVALDFWDNGFKQFSSSKKALIEPADAEGQKFRIMSSKVLEAQMKAVGGNPQMMPFSEVYSGLQQGVIDAAENPISNIYTKKFHEVQTDLTISDHGYLGYLVVMSKKFWKSLPADLQANVKQAMKEATAKEREYAKALETEQFNEIKKYAEETGKLKIHTLTAEQKDAWRKAVSKIYPEFYDDKLIGKDLIEGAINTK; encoded by the coding sequence ATGAAAAAATTTATGATTGGAGCAGTTGCAGCAGCAGTAGTTGCTACATCTGGGTTAGCAGCAGAATATACACTAAAATTCTCACACGTTGTAAGTGCTAACACACCAAAGGGTAAAGCGGCAGATTTCTTTGAAAAAAGACTTGAAGAATTATCAGGGGGGAAAATTGATGTTCAAGTTTACCCATCATCGCAGTTATATAATGATAATGCAGTTGTTAAAGCATTAAGATTAAACTCAGTTCAAATGGCAGCACCATCTTTTTCTAAATTTGGTAAAATCGTACCAAACTTAGCATTATTTGACTTACCATTTCTTTTTAAAGATATTGATCACTTACATAGAGTTCAAGATGGACCAGTAGGAGAAAAACTTAAAGATATGGTTACTGCAAAAGGTATTGTAGCTTTAGATTTTTGGGATAATGGATTTAAACAATTCTCTTCATCTAAAAAAGCTTTAATTGAGCCAGCTGATGCAGAAGGTCAAAAATTTAGAATTATGTCTTCTAAAGTTTTAGAAGCTCAAATGAAAGCAGTTGGTGGAAACCCACAAATGATGCCATTCTCTGAAGTTTACTCAGGATTACAACAAGGTGTAATTGATGCAGCTGAAAATCCAATTTCAAACATCTACACTAAAAAATTCCATGAAGTACAAACTGACTTAACTATTTCAGATCATGGTTACCTTGGATATTTAGTTGTAATGTCTAAAAAATTCTGGAAATCATTACCAGCTGATTTACAAGCAAATGTAAAACAAGCTATGAAAGAAGCAACTGCAAAAGAAAGAGAATATGCAAAAGCTTTAGAAACTGAGCAATTTAATGAAATTAAAAAGTATGCAGAAGAAACTGGAAAGTTAAAAATTCACACTTTAACAGCTGAGCAAAAAGATGCTTGGAGAAAAGCAGTGAGTAAAATCTACCCAGAGTTCTATGATGACAAATTAATTGGAAAAGATTTAATTGAAGGTGCAATCAACACTAAATAA
- a CDS encoding DctP family TRAP transporter solute-binding subunit, whose translation MTTTVKGLLSGVAVSSMLLFSGCTDNEKEKAVETKPLIQKGEYVLKFSHVVSPNTPKGKAADYFEKRLEELTEGRIDVQVYPSSQLYKDNAVLKALKLDSVQMAAPSFSKFGKIVPQLALFDLPFLFKDMYHLHRVQDGVVGQKLKDMVSSKGYEALSFWDNHFKQLSSSTKPLIKPEDAEGQKFRIMSSKVLEAQFHAVGANPQMMPFSEVYSGLQQGVIDGQENTNSNIYTKKFHEVQKYLTITNHGYLGYLVVMSEKFWASLPKQLQEKVIIAINEATQKEREYAEELNTQQFNLIKEYAQKTGKLEIIQLTKEQKDAWRKAVSKIYPDFYDKNKIGEDLIKGALATE comes from the coding sequence ATGACAACTACAGTTAAAGGATTATTATCCGGTGTTGCTGTTTCATCAATGCTTCTATTTAGTGGTTGTACAGACAATGAAAAGGAAAAGGCTGTGGAAACAAAACCTTTAATACAAAAAGGTGAATATGTTTTAAAGTTTTCCCATGTTGTTAGTCCAAATACACCAAAAGGTAAAGCAGCTGACTATTTTGAAAAAAGGTTAGAAGAACTTACTGAAGGTAGAATTGATGTCCAAGTCTATCCATCTTCTCAGTTATACAAAGATAATGCAGTACTAAAAGCTTTAAAGCTTGATTCGGTACAAATGGCCGCACCATCATTTTCAAAGTTTGGTAAAATAGTACCACAATTGGCACTATTTGATTTACCATTTCTTTTTAAAGATATGTATCATCTTCATAGGGTTCAAGATGGAGTTGTAGGACAAAAATTAAAAGATATGGTTTCCTCAAAGGGTTATGAAGCATTAAGCTTTTGGGATAATCATTTCAAACAATTATCTTCTTCTACAAAACCTCTAATTAAACCAGAAGATGCGGAGGGTCAAAAATTTAGAATTATGTCTTCAAAAGTTCTTGAAGCGCAATTCCATGCAGTGGGAGCAAATCCACAAATGATGCCTTTTTCTGAAGTTTATTCAGGATTGCAACAAGGTGTAATAGATGGTCAAGAGAATACAAACTCTAACATCTATACAAAAAAGTTTCATGAAGTTCAAAAATATCTAACTATAACTAATCATGGTTATTTAGGATATTTAGTAGTTATGAGTGAAAAGTTTTGGGCTAGCTTACCAAAACAATTGCAAGAAAAAGTTATTATTGCAATAAATGAAGCTACACAAAAAGAAAGAGAGTATGCTGAAGAGTTAAATACACAACAATTTAACCTAATCAAGGAGTATGCACAAAAAACTGGTAAGTTAGAAATTATTCAACTAACTAAAGAACAAAAGGATGCTTGGAGAAAAGCTGTAAGTAAAATCTATCCAGATTTTTATGATAAAAATAAGATTGGAGAAGATTTAATTAAGGGCGCATTAGCCACGGAGTAG
- a CDS encoding inositol monophosphatase family protein has translation MNFDYNAFTNAVIKANKELYGYINTHMTPLDLEPSNTIGFGGDNSLNIDLKAEKIFIKHLQKFGDIYSEEIGHISSNSNVKIVIDPIDGSHNFQSSLPYYGSSIALFIDDESKAGYVTNLVNASMIYRVDKGIKEISLINEDEITFQKISNPSIGIFERAYAYPNICKNLYENRLKFRSPGAAALSLANARNFNFVIFAGKLREFDIAAANHINCDLFTYQDSDFLIVSKNEQNLLQIKGIIKNNRL, from the coding sequence ATGAACTTTGATTATAACGCGTTTACAAATGCAGTTATAAAAGCTAATAAGGAGCTTTATGGGTATATTAATACTCATATGACTCCTTTAGACTTGGAACCTTCAAATACTATAGGATTTGGAGGAGATAACTCTTTAAATATAGATTTAAAAGCTGAAAAAATATTTATTAAACATCTTCAAAAATTTGGAGACATTTATTCAGAAGAGATAGGTCACATATCTTCAAACTCAAATGTAAAAATTGTAATTGATCCAATCGATGGAAGTCATAACTTTCAAAGCTCTTTACCTTATTATGGTTCTTCTATTGCTTTATTTATAGATGATGAAAGTAAAGCAGGATATGTAACTAATTTAGTTAATGCAAGTATGATTTATAGAGTTGATAAGGGTATAAAAGAGATTTCATTAATAAATGAAGATGAAATTACCTTTCAAAAAATTTCTAATCCTTCAATTGGAATATTTGAAAGGGCTTATGCTTATCCAAATATTTGTAAAAATTTATATGAAAATAGATTAAAATTTAGAAGTCCTGGTGCTGCTGCACTATCTTTGGCAAATGCAAGAAATTTTAATTTTGTTATTTTTGCAGGTAAATTAAGAGAGTTTGATATAGCTGCTGCAAACCATATAAATTGTGACCTTTTTACCTATCAGGATAGTGATTTCTTAATTGTTTCTAAAAATGAGCAAAATTTGTTACAAATTAAAGGAATTATTAAGAATAATAGGCTATAA